The nucleotide sequence GGCGCAGGGGGGTGCCCGAGGCGATGAGCTCCAGGTAGCGCAGGACCAGGCTGGCCGTCTTGCCGGTGCCGGCGGAAGCGACGCGGACCTTCACCACGCAAAGCTTACCGGTTCATACCCGCCAGGCACAACGCAGGCCTGGGTGGGGTACTATGGGGTACGGTGAGGTACGTCTACATCAACGGAAACTTCGTCGAGTACAGCCAGGCCACCCTGCACATCTCCGACCTGGGCCTGCGACGCGGCTATGCGGTTTTTGAGTTCTTCCGCGTGCTAAGAGGGGTGGCGGTCTTCCTGGAAGACCACCTCGAGCGCTTCGCCCGCTCGGCAGCGCTGCTCGAGCTGGAGCCTCCCTGCGGGCGCGAGAGGCTCGAGGACCTGATCCGGGAGCTCATCCAGCTCAACGCGCTGGAGCAGGGCGGCATCCAGATGCTCCTCACAGGCGGCTACTCGGAGGACGCCTTCACCCCAGGCAGGCCCAACCTGATCATCACCCCCACCCCTGTCAGCCCCCCGCCGGCCCACCTGTACCAGCAAGGCGGCAAGGTCATCCTGCAGCAGAACCAACGCGAGCTGCCCGAGGCCAAGACCACCGACTACCTGATGGCGGTGCGGCTTGCCCGGCGGGTGCGGGCCGAAGGGGCCACCGAGGTGGTCTACCACGACGGGAAACGGGTCTCGGAGGGGGGGCGCAGCAGCCTGTGCCTCATCAAAGACGGCGTGCTGGTCACCGCCCGGGAAGGGGTGCTGCCCGGCATCACCCGCAAGCACCTGCTGGAGGTGGCCCGCCCCCTTCTGCCCATCGAGGAGCGGCCCATCACCCTGGACGAGCTCTTCGCCGCCGACGAGGTGCTCCTCACCGGGGCCACCCGGCAGGTCATGCCCATCACCCAGATCGAGGACCGCCCCGTGGGCAGCGGCCGGGTAGGGCCGTGGGCGCAAAAGCTGATGGCTGCCTTCCAGGCCCACCTGGAGGCCTATCTGGAGCGGCGAAGCAGGCCCGGCCCTGCATAGGCCGCCTGGCCCTCCCGGCAAATATCCTTGGCCTTGCAGTCGCGGCAGATAAAGCCGGGATTGGGCTCCACCACTCCGGCGGCATAGCGCTGGTGGGTCTCCTGGACGGTGCGGTGGAGGTTTCGCAGGCTTTTGTCCACCCGCTCGATGGAGTCCAGAAGCCAAGCCTCCCCCAGCACCGGCCAGGCCCACAGGTGGGCCTGTTGGATGCGCCCTTTGTACTTCTCAAGGAGATGCCCGGCCATCCAGCGCTCGCTCCAGCGCTCCCGCATCCGCCGCTGGGCCTCCTCCTTGGAGGTATCGGGGGCCAGGAAGCAGTAGATGTGCGCCTCCTTCCCCTGCCGCCGCACCCCATCCAGCCGGACCTCCAGCCCGTCCACCGCCAGGCTGAAGCCCAGCTCCAGGCTCCCCAAAAGCCCGGCGTGCTGCTCCATCCAGTCCCTGGCCTGGGGAAACTGCTGGGAGAGGGCCTCGAGCCGGGCCGGCAGCAGTTTGCCGCGGATGCGACGGAGCTCGCGCCGCAGAATCTGCCACCAGGGAGGCTCTTCGGGCAGGAAGAGGCCGGCCCAGTAGCGCATGGGGCACTCCTGGTAGCGCCGCAGGTCCTCCACCGTGGGGCTGGGCAGGCTAACCGTTCCCCACGCCGCCTGGTAGGGCTGGACCCCGGCGACCTCGAGGGGGCTGGCAGGGGGAAGGGCTGGCAGGGGGGAGGGGGCCGGACCCACCAGGGCAGGCTCGGGGACCAGAGGGCCCTCCTGGCTGGCCTCGGGGTAGGTGACCACCACCTCCTCCGCACGGGTCCTGAGCTCCTCCAGCAAAACCGGGTCGCGCCCCAGCATCCGCCTCGGAAGCCCGCTCGCCTGCAAAGCCTCCTC is from Meiothermus sp. QL-1 and encodes:
- a CDS encoding aminotransferase class IV — encoded protein: MRYVYINGNFVEYSQATLHISDLGLRRGYAVFEFFRVLRGVAVFLEDHLERFARSAALLELEPPCGRERLEDLIRELIQLNALEQGGIQMLLTGGYSEDAFTPGRPNLIITPTPVSPPPAHLYQQGGKVILQQNQRELPEAKTTDYLMAVRLARRVRAEGATEVVYHDGKRVSEGGRSSLCLIKDGVLVTAREGVLPGITRKHLLEVARPLLPIEERPITLDELFAADEVLLTGATRQVMPITQIEDRPVGSGRVGPWAQKLMAAFQAHLEAYLERRSRPGPA